One part of the Streptomyces sp. NBC_00286 genome encodes these proteins:
- a CDS encoding pyridoxal phosphate-dependent decarboxylase family protein, which yields MQKAQCDNTSTTSAARVDRRVWGDEDEIVAAALDYARRRITQAPDPVTGARPAADLALAARTAITPWGIGGAAALELFDRVLAPATRAQNGPTNLAYIPAAPTRAALAFDAVTGAANIFAGLWEAGAGAIHAENEALAWLTQLLGWPGTAAGCFVSGGTMGNLSALITARAAAAASRPRPTDGWKIVCADSAHSSIRSAAQAMDIEVVTAPVDQRGHLTGAAVNAVLNSTSGVFAVAATAGTTNAGLIDDLDDIADACERHQVWLHIDGAYGGAGLAAPSVRHLYSGIERADSFIVDPHKWLFAPYDCCALLYRDPAAARAAHSQSAHYLDAIDRDVHNPSDLALHLSRRARGLPLWFSLAVHGTERYARAVEQTLTTSRLVADAIRVSDHLRLAIEPELSVVLFERPGWGPQDYASWSARTAETGAMLCVPTQWNGATVLRMAFVNPDTRADDIIGTLRTLR from the coding sequence ATGCAAAAAGCGCAATGCGACAACACGTCAACGACCAGCGCCGCCCGTGTGGACCGCCGGGTATGGGGTGACGAGGACGAGATCGTGGCGGCCGCCCTCGACTACGCGCGGCGGCGCATCACGCAGGCTCCGGATCCGGTGACCGGCGCCCGCCCCGCCGCCGACCTCGCCCTCGCGGCCCGTACGGCCATCACCCCCTGGGGAATCGGCGGCGCCGCGGCCCTCGAACTCTTCGACCGAGTCCTGGCACCTGCGACCCGCGCCCAGAACGGACCGACGAACCTCGCGTACATCCCCGCGGCCCCCACCCGTGCCGCACTCGCCTTCGACGCGGTCACCGGCGCGGCGAACATCTTCGCGGGCCTCTGGGAGGCGGGAGCCGGCGCCATTCACGCCGAGAACGAGGCGCTGGCCTGGCTCACCCAGTTGCTCGGATGGCCCGGCACCGCAGCGGGATGCTTCGTCAGCGGCGGCACCATGGGCAACCTCTCGGCTCTCATCACGGCCCGCGCCGCTGCCGCCGCGTCCCGGCCCCGGCCGACGGACGGCTGGAAGATCGTGTGTGCCGACAGCGCCCACTCCTCGATCAGGTCCGCGGCACAGGCGATGGACATCGAAGTCGTCACCGCACCCGTGGACCAGCGGGGACACCTCACCGGCGCCGCCGTGAACGCGGTCCTGAACTCCACGAGCGGCGTGTTCGCCGTGGCGGCGACCGCCGGGACCACCAATGCCGGTCTCATCGACGACCTCGATGACATCGCCGACGCGTGCGAACGCCACCAGGTGTGGCTGCACATCGACGGCGCCTACGGCGGAGCGGGCCTGGCGGCACCCAGTGTGCGGCACCTCTACTCCGGCATCGAACGGGCCGACAGCTTCATCGTCGATCCCCACAAGTGGCTCTTCGCCCCGTACGACTGCTGCGCACTGCTCTACCGGGACCCCGCGGCGGCACGCGCCGCGCACAGTCAGTCGGCGCACTATCTCGACGCCATCGACCGCGACGTCCACAATCCGTCGGACCTGGCCCTCCACCTCAGTCGCCGCGCCCGCGGTCTGCCGCTCTGGTTCAGCCTGGCCGTCCACGGAACCGAGCGGTACGCGCGTGCCGTGGAGCAGACGCTGACCACCAGCCGACTGGTCGCCGACGCCATACGCGTCAGTGACCATCTACGCCTGGCGATCGAGCCCGAGCTGTCCGTCGTCCTCTTCGAACGCCCTGGCTGGGGCCCGCAGGACTACGCGTCATGGTCCGCCCGTACCGCCGAAACGGGCGCCATGCTGTGCGTGCCGACGCAGTGGAACGGCGCAACGGTGCTGCGCATGGCCTTCGTCAACCCGGACACCCGTGCCGACGACATCATCGGCACGCTCCGCACACTCCGCTAG
- a CDS encoding Lrp/AsnC family transcriptional regulator: MRNVDALDAKILLALDADPRATTVALAERLGLARNTVQARLKRLEEGGQLREHSRRVAPEALGYPLLALITMSISQRVGQSTRDAILRIPEVVELLVTTGDGDLLARVVARDTEDLHRITNLLLEAPGVVRSNTTIVLLEVQPFGVRSLLERHAGP; this comes from the coding sequence ATGCGAAACGTCGACGCCCTCGACGCCAAGATCCTCCTGGCGCTCGACGCGGACCCACGAGCCACGACGGTTGCCCTGGCCGAGCGGCTCGGTCTGGCCCGCAACACCGTGCAGGCGCGTCTGAAGCGACTGGAAGAAGGCGGTCAACTCAGGGAGCACAGCCGGCGCGTGGCACCCGAGGCTCTCGGCTATCCGCTGCTGGCACTCATCACGATGTCGATCAGCCAGCGCGTGGGGCAGTCCACCCGCGACGCGATCCTGCGCATTCCCGAGGTGGTCGAGTTGCTCGTCACCACCGGCGACGGCGACCTGCTCGCCCGCGTGGTCGCCCGCGACACCGAAGACCTGCACCGCATCACGAACCTGCTGCTGGAAGCCCCTGGGGTCGTCCGGTCCAACACCACCATCGTCCTGCTCGAGGTGCAGCCCTTCGGCGTCCGGTCCCTACTGGAACGACACGCCGGCCCCTGA
- a CDS encoding nuclear transport factor 2 family protein — translation MTEEYGTEEYGTEEYGTEEYGTEADLREIERVADAWAAAVVADDADAMAEFMAEEWCMVAPTGIDGRDKLLSLVRSGTLSHSAMERVGPARVRVYGDTAVWSARVTNTAHYGGERYNADEWTTDVYVRRRGRWVCVLTQTTPAGSE, via the coding sequence ATGACCGAGGAATACGGGACCGAGGAGTACGGGACCGAGGAGTACGGGACCGAGGAGTACGGGACCGAGGCGGACCTGCGGGAGATCGAGCGCGTGGCCGACGCCTGGGCCGCGGCGGTCGTCGCCGACGACGCCGACGCGATGGCGGAGTTCATGGCGGAGGAGTGGTGCATGGTCGCGCCGACCGGCATCGACGGCCGGGACAAGCTGCTGTCGCTGGTGCGCTCCGGCACACTCTCGCATTCGGCGATGGAGCGCGTGGGCCCGGCCAGGGTGCGGGTCTACGGCGACACGGCGGTCTGGTCGGCGCGCGTGACGAACACGGCGCACTACGGCGGCGAGCGGTACAACGCCGATGAGTGGACGACCGACGTGTACGTTCGCCGCCGCGGGCGCTGGGTCTGCGTGCTGACCCAGACGACGCCGGCCGGTTCGGAGTGA
- a CDS encoding helix-turn-helix transcriptional regulator yields MRQHNLFGAALRARRESTDPAAVALTAEGRRRTRGLRREELADLAGVSADYIRRLEQGWSHPSAGVVNSLARALRVDRAEYEHFCALAGHAPADGPVPRDIGPGARRLLERLDGTPVCVCDATWTVVAWNSAWEALACGEQMSHSWDRNLAWRAFNPESGRVRRSADQAARFEAMLAAELRTASLRYPADDTLAALIDELRSTSRSFSTLWSRAGAVAHQDDQSVLSHPEVGDIALDCDLLTVRDSDLRAMVFTAQPGSEDAGRLRELVGGAGRGPTSMVGQFGPG; encoded by the coding sequence ATGAGGCAACACAATCTCTTCGGTGCCGCACTTCGGGCGCGGCGTGAAAGTACCGACCCTGCCGCGGTTGCCCTCACCGCAGAGGGCCGACGTCGTACTCGCGGGCTGCGCAGAGAGGAGCTTGCCGACCTGGCCGGCGTCTCGGCGGACTACATCAGACGGCTCGAGCAGGGCTGGAGCCACCCGTCGGCCGGTGTCGTGAACTCCCTCGCCCGGGCGTTACGCGTGGACCGGGCCGAGTACGAGCATTTCTGTGCGCTGGCGGGGCACGCCCCCGCTGACGGACCGGTCCCTCGTGACATAGGTCCGGGCGCGCGACGGCTGCTCGAGCGCCTTGACGGCACGCCGGTGTGTGTCTGTGATGCGACGTGGACGGTGGTCGCCTGGAACAGCGCATGGGAGGCGCTGGCGTGCGGGGAGCAGATGTCACACAGCTGGGATCGGAACCTCGCGTGGCGCGCCTTCAATCCGGAGTCCGGTCGCGTCCGCAGGTCTGCCGATCAGGCGGCCAGGTTCGAGGCGATGCTGGCGGCGGAGCTTCGGACCGCGTCACTGCGCTACCCCGCGGACGACACCCTCGCCGCCCTGATCGATGAGTTGCGGAGTACGAGTCGGTCGTTCTCCACCTTGTGGAGCAGGGCGGGGGCCGTTGCCCACCAGGATGACCAGTCCGTACTCAGTCACCCCGAGGTGGGTGATATCGCCCTGGACTGCGACCTGTTGACGGTTCGTGACAGCGATCTGCGGGCCATGGTCTTCACTGCTCAGCCGGGTTCCGAGGACGCCGGCCGGCTCAGGGAGCTCGTCGGAGGTGCGGGGCGCGGGCCCACTTCGATGGTGGGACAGTTTGGCCCAGGCTAG
- a CDS encoding nuclear transport factor 2 family protein, translated as METVNSVSGTEILQRMEKAMNAHDLDEFVDCFTEDFVSELPLHPERNFVGREIVRRNWGGLFAHVPDLVGTVLQSVEDGDKIWSEWEIRGNTQAGMPYLARGAAIHGLRDGRLASVRFYLDTVEEAAEAAG; from the coding sequence ATGGAGACGGTGAACTCGGTGAGCGGTACGGAAATCCTGCAGCGCATGGAAAAGGCGATGAACGCGCACGACCTGGACGAATTCGTCGACTGCTTCACCGAGGACTTCGTCTCGGAGCTTCCGCTCCATCCCGAGCGGAATTTCGTCGGTCGCGAGATCGTCCGGAGGAACTGGGGCGGACTCTTCGCGCACGTTCCGGACCTCGTGGGGACCGTCCTGCAGTCCGTCGAGGACGGTGACAAGATCTGGAGCGAGTGGGAGATTCGCGGAAATACACAGGCCGGGATGCCGTACCTGGCGCGTGGTGCGGCCATCCATGGCCTCCGCGACGGGCGGCTGGCGTCGGTGCGGTTCTATCTGGACACCGTCGAGGAGGCCGCTGAGGCGGCTGGGTAG
- the tnpA gene encoding IS200/IS605 family transposase — MSPRWNPNPDVRTGRHVVYNLHVHLVFVTRYRRKAFTDAMLSRCEEIMREVCADFEAELKQFNGEEGYVHLLVHYPPKVQLSKLVNSLKGVSARLLRKEYDAHVRRYLWGGHFWSGSYFAGSCGGAPLTAVRQYIESQERPTG; from the coding sequence ATGTCGCCACGCTGGAATCCAAATCCTGATGTACGCACCGGCCGTCACGTCGTGTACAACCTGCATGTCCACTTGGTGTTCGTCACCAGGTACCGGCGGAAGGCATTCACCGACGCCATGCTCAGCCGGTGTGAAGAGATCATGCGGGAGGTGTGCGCGGACTTCGAGGCCGAGCTGAAGCAGTTCAACGGCGAAGAGGGCTACGTGCACCTCCTGGTGCACTACCCGCCGAAGGTCCAGCTCTCCAAGCTGGTCAACTCCCTCAAGGGCGTCTCCGCCCGGCTACTGCGCAAGGAATACGACGCTCACGTCCGCCGGTATCTGTGGGGCGGCCACTTCTGGTCCGGCTCCTACTTCGCCGGATCCTGCGGCGGGGCACCGCTGACCGCCGTACGCCAGTACATCGAGAGCCAGGAGCGCCCCACAGGCTGA
- a CDS encoding RNA-guided endonuclease InsQ/TnpB family protein produces the protein MTTERALEERQFGHRARLALTPAQTRLVDDQAHAARAMWNQLHDLWTMTPKCQRSLSRMDQTLRQARKEIDWYAVLPAQAAQAVLKTYVQAWKNCWDKRAEEPTFKARIRTVMSVDIPQGRDLQIKRVHRRWGMVNIPKVGRVRFRWTRDLPVGKAANKENRITGARLVKDALGWHIAFRVQTLQPRPEPHGGGEVGIDAGVNLPLALSDGNHQDHGRPPRLPDGTADRDKWLNPDEKAKLLRLEQRAAHRKSFRKPEERSSNRLRNTYDQIKQLRARATRRAVDWQHQTTTHLARTYGTVVVEQLNITNMVKSARGTIEEPGRNVAQKSGLNRSISQEAWGRTVTMLTYKTARHGGTLAKVPAPSTSLRCSTCGFITPGSREDQATFVCKNPDCGWEGNADHNAARNILHLYRIGLVAIPAAGRAVVRRTRGAKPAAAR, from the coding sequence GTGACCACGGAGCGTGCGCTGGAGGAGCGGCAGTTCGGGCATCGCGCCCGGCTGGCGCTGACGCCTGCGCAGACCCGGCTCGTGGACGACCAGGCTCATGCGGCGCGGGCGATGTGGAATCAGCTCCACGACCTGTGGACCATGACACCGAAGTGCCAGAGGTCGCTGTCCCGCATGGACCAGACGCTGCGTCAGGCCCGCAAGGAGATCGACTGGTACGCGGTGCTGCCCGCACAGGCCGCGCAGGCGGTCCTCAAGACGTACGTCCAGGCATGGAAGAACTGCTGGGACAAACGGGCCGAGGAGCCCACCTTCAAGGCCCGCATCCGCACCGTCATGTCCGTGGACATCCCGCAGGGCCGCGACCTCCAGATCAAGCGGGTGCACCGACGGTGGGGCATGGTCAACATCCCCAAGGTCGGCCGCGTCCGGTTCCGCTGGACCCGTGATCTGCCGGTGGGCAAGGCAGCGAACAAGGAGAACCGGATCACCGGGGCGCGGCTGGTCAAGGACGCGCTCGGCTGGCACATCGCCTTCCGCGTCCAGACCCTCCAGCCCAGGCCCGAACCGCATGGCGGCGGCGAGGTCGGCATCGACGCCGGGGTGAACCTGCCTCTCGCCCTGTCCGACGGCAACCACCAGGACCACGGGCGGCCACCCCGGCTCCCGGACGGCACCGCCGACCGCGACAAGTGGCTGAACCCGGACGAGAAAGCCAAGCTGCTCCGCCTGGAACAGCGGGCCGCACACCGCAAATCCTTCCGTAAGCCGGAGGAGCGCAGCTCCAACCGGCTGCGGAACACCTACGACCAGATCAAGCAGCTCCGCGCAAGAGCCACGCGCCGCGCCGTTGACTGGCAGCACCAGACCACAACGCACCTCGCCCGCACCTACGGCACGGTCGTGGTCGAACAACTCAACATCACGAACATGGTCAAGTCCGCCAGGGGAACCATCGAGGAACCCGGCAGGAACGTCGCGCAGAAGTCCGGCCTGAACCGCTCCATCAGCCAAGAGGCATGGGGCCGCACCGTGACAATGCTGACATACAAGACCGCCCGCCACGGCGGCACCCTCGCCAAGGTCCCCGCCCCGAGCACCTCCCTGCGCTGCTCCACGTGCGGCTTCATCACGCCCGGCAGCCGGGAGGACCAGGCCACGTTCGTATGCAAGAACCCCGACTGCGGCTGGGAAGGCAACGCCGACCACAACGCAGCCCGGAACATCTTGCACCTGTACCGGATCGGCCTCGTGGCGATCCCGGCTGCCGGAAGGGCAGTCGTCAGGCGCACCCGTGGCGCCAAGCCCGCCGCCGCAAGGTAG